One genomic window of Quercus lobata isolate SW786 chromosome 9, ValleyOak3.0 Primary Assembly, whole genome shotgun sequence includes the following:
- the LOC115961559 gene encoding uncharacterized protein LOC115961559: MSDGRTNQKQQLIMNFLVYCPRGAMFLKSIDTSDLTKDAKTLFNIFDSVVQEIGMEYIVQLITDNASAYKKAGKKLQQKYGTLFWSPCAAHCIDLLLENIAYPKWFPLVDEAIKKAKKIIKFIYNHGVVLDLMRQDFTNGRELCRPAISRFATNFLNLQSMLRFKKELRQMFTCDKWLSCPHAKTAVGKEISKIVLEDYSFWSQCKNIVKVSEPLVRVLRLVDGDEKPAMGYLYEAMDKAKEGIKRRLKNKVSFYGHYNRVIDAR, translated from the coding sequence ATGTCTGATGGGCGGACAAATCAAAAACAACAactaataatgaattttttggtgtattgtCCAAGGGGTGCCATGTTCTTGAAATCTATTGACACTTCAGACCTTACAAAGGATGCTAAAACTTTGTTCAATATATTTGATTCTGTTGTTCAAGAAATTGGTATGGAATATATTGTGCAATTGATTACAGATAATGCTTCTGCCTATAAAAAAGCTGGAAAAAAATTACAGCAGAagtatggtactttattttgGTCTCCTTGTGCAGCTCATTGCATAGACTTGTTGTTGGAGAATATTGCTTATCCTAAGTGGTTCCCTCTTGTTGATGAAGCAATTAAGAAGgcaaaaaagataataaagttCATTTACAACCATGGAGTTGTTTTAGATTTGATGAGGCAAGATTTTACAAATGGAAGAGAGTTATGTCGTCCTGCAATTTCAAGGTTTGCCACTAACTTCTTAAATCTACAGAGCATGCTAAGGTTCAAAAAAGAGCTTAGACAAATGTTCACTTGTGATAAATGGCTTTCATGCCCCCATGCTAAGACTGCCGTTGGGAAGGAGataagtaaaattgttttggaaGATTATTCGTTTTGGTCTCAATGCAAGAACATAGTGAAAGTTAGTGAGCCTTTAGTTAGAGTACTTCGTCTTGTTGATGGGGATGAGAAACCTGCTATGGGGTACTTGTATGAAGCAATGGACAAAGCAAAAGAGGGAATAAAAAGAAGGTTGAAGAACAAAGTTTCTTTCTATGGACATTATAATAGAGTTATTGATGCTAGATAG